From a single Serratia surfactantfaciens genomic region:
- a CDS encoding LysR substrate-binding domain-containing protein, with protein MKKVHSLPHLSAFEAAARLGSFSAAADELFLTTGAISRHIRSLEEQLGIKLFYRGHKSVRLTQAGENFSRSASRVISELFAAESALKESAGLPRLVVHSLPTFTMHWLMPKLAAFNDIHPGVAIDITTGIGAIDRNTPFDVAIRRDPAHFSGLKALPFLQEDSLLVCSQSYLQAMPVIAPGNLAGHTAIRIRAREDLWRSWLNAYPTALDASPPPLTLDHTFAAIQAAEDGLGLAVVPYLFCAKHLAAGRLVSPFPTLTIRTGIYSLLLRDRDDEVVRKFAVWLQSFQT; from the coding sequence ATGAAAAAAGTCCACTCCCTGCCGCACCTGTCCGCATTCGAAGCCGCCGCCCGTCTTGGCAGCTTCAGCGCCGCTGCGGATGAGCTGTTTCTCACCACGGGCGCAATTAGCCGTCATATTCGCAGCCTGGAAGAACAGCTGGGAATCAAGCTGTTTTATCGCGGGCATAAGTCCGTGCGGCTGACGCAGGCCGGCGAGAACTTTTCCCGTTCCGCCTCCCGGGTGATAAGCGAATTGTTTGCCGCGGAAAGCGCGCTGAAAGAGAGTGCCGGCCTGCCGCGGCTAGTGGTGCACAGCCTGCCGACGTTCACCATGCACTGGCTGATGCCGAAGCTGGCGGCGTTCAATGACATTCATCCGGGAGTCGCCATTGATATCACCACCGGCATCGGCGCCATCGATCGCAATACGCCGTTTGACGTGGCGATCCGGCGCGATCCCGCGCACTTCTCTGGGTTGAAAGCGCTCCCTTTCCTGCAGGAAGACAGCCTGCTGGTCTGCAGTCAGAGCTATTTGCAGGCCATGCCGGTCATTGCGCCGGGCAATCTCGCCGGCCATACCGCCATTCGCATCCGCGCCCGTGAGGATTTATGGCGCAGTTGGCTGAATGCTTACCCGACAGCGCTGGACGCCTCACCGCCGCCGCTCACGCTCGATCATACCTTCGCCGCCATTCAGGCAGCCGAGGACGGCCTGGGGCTGGCCGTCGTGCCTTACCTGTTCTGCGCCAAGCACCTGGCGGCCGGCCGGCTGGTCTCGCCGTTCCCGACGCTGACCATCAGAACCGGCATCTATTCCCTGCTGCTGCGCGATCGGGACGATGAGGTGGTGAGGAAATTCGCCGTCTGGCTGCAGAGTTTTCAGACCTAG
- a CDS encoding MFS transporter codes for MRAFYLLCVSRAGLCLGTMMFAGALPTVRNEWQLDAASAGTVQTVFSLTNALALLVASWWCDSLGARRVYLLFSWLGAVALALFAAFAHSYVGALILMAFVGLTQGGAYTPALLLAMGMNGPARRGYAIGLVLAASSLGYFLSVFIAGWSAMRWGSGVAFSLCAAGALLGALAGSLALSSYQEPRPHTMGRKAKRERYGITYVTLLLLIGYIAHSWELLGNWAWAPSLVSEALSGFPLDPLSAGLIVAAAIHLAGMLATLIVGTVSDYFNRASVLMFMGAAGALGSLLMGWSASWGPGWTLLVVSLGSFFILGDSGVLSAAMADNVPPQQLGSVMGWRSLLGFGIGSFAPLSFGVVMDATQSWSTSYAVLAGGGGVACLAAWLLWREARASSDE; via the coding sequence ATGCGGGCTTTCTATCTGCTTTGTGTGAGCCGGGCGGGCCTCTGTCTGGGCACCATGATGTTCGCCGGCGCGTTGCCGACCGTCCGAAACGAGTGGCAGCTCGACGCCGCCTCCGCCGGCACGGTGCAGACGGTGTTCAGCCTCACTAACGCCCTGGCGTTGCTGGTGGCTTCCTGGTGGTGCGATTCGTTGGGCGCGCGCCGGGTTTATCTGCTGTTCTCTTGGCTGGGCGCCGTGGCGTTGGCGTTGTTTGCCGCCTTTGCTCATTCGTATGTCGGCGCGTTGATATTGATGGCTTTCGTCGGCCTGACGCAGGGCGGGGCCTATACGCCGGCGCTGCTGTTGGCGATGGGAATGAACGGCCCGGCGCGACGCGGGTATGCCATCGGCCTGGTCCTGGCGGCCAGTTCGTTGGGATATTTCCTGTCGGTTTTCATCGCCGGCTGGAGCGCCATGCGCTGGGGATCCGGCGTGGCCTTCTCCCTGTGTGCCGCCGGCGCATTGCTGGGGGCGCTAGCCGGTTCGTTGGCCTTGTCCAGCTATCAGGAGCCGCGCCCGCACACCATGGGAAGGAAGGCGAAGCGTGAGCGCTATGGCATCACCTATGTGACCCTGCTGTTGCTGATCGGGTATATCGCCCATAGTTGGGAGCTGCTCGGCAACTGGGCCTGGGCGCCAAGCCTGGTCAGTGAAGCATTGAGCGGTTTCCCTCTGGATCCGCTGAGCGCCGGCTTGATCGTTGCGGCGGCGATCCACCTGGCGGGCATGCTCGCCACGTTGATTGTCGGCACCGTTTCCGACTATTTCAATCGCGCGTCGGTGCTGATGTTTATGGGCGCCGCCGGTGCGCTGGGATCGCTGCTGATGGGGTGGTCGGCGAGCTGGGGACCGGGCTGGACGCTGCTGGTGGTCAGCCTGGGCAGTTTCTTTATCCTCGGCGACTCTGGCGTGCTGTCGGCCGCCATGGCGGACAATGTGCCGCCGCAGCAGCTCGGCAGCGTGATGGGTTGGCGATCGCTGTTGGGATTCGGCATCGGTTCCTTCGCCCCCTTATCCTTTGGCGTCGTGATGGATGCCACCCAGAGCTGGAGCACGTCTTATGCCGTGTTGGCCGGCGGCGGTGGGGTAGCCTGTCTGGCGGCCTGGCTGCTGTGGCGTGAGGCGCGAGCATCATCAGATGAATGA
- a CDS encoding cupin domain-containing protein, producing MHKRTLASLHYENMPYDGVHFHILKRETPGHTALLKLDAGSRQPARFHPGWVKLMVLSGEMKVDDQTLQPHEMLIIPANTAYTVQAITEVICLAISELDGAELAR from the coding sequence ATGCATAAGAGAACACTGGCGTCACTGCATTACGAAAACATGCCTTACGATGGGGTGCACTTTCATATTTTGAAACGGGAGACGCCTGGCCATACGGCGTTGCTGAAGCTGGATGCGGGCAGCCGACAACCGGCGCGCTTTCATCCGGGGTGGGTGAAGCTGATGGTGTTGAGCGGTGAGATGAAGGTTGACGATCAGACGCTGCAACCTCATGAAATGTTAATTATTCCCGCCAATACCGCCTATACGGTGCAGGCTATTACGGAAGTGATTTGTCTGGCGATTTCCGAACTGGACGGCGCCGAACTGGCCCGTTGA
- a CDS encoding AraC family transcriptional regulator encodes MGFDVDNAEIKRIDLSGHENSAFEVTGLVKHYPAGFVIPYHSHKRCHLLYSQQGVMAVEASCGRWIVPPTTAVWLRPGVEHQLVMQSNICVYGIFVDEFTAERLPLRDGVLQVSPLLRELIAQLATLAPEGEETKRHALLRALFLEELSLQPQLALHLPWPMEARMAEICRQLVITPADDRGIEIWADSLSISAKTFQRHFTQQTGITFGQWKQRLRLLSSIPLLLAGNSIIHAAFESGYESHSAYSVAFKKLFGVSPSRFTL; translated from the coding sequence ATGGGATTCGACGTCGACAACGCCGAAATAAAACGCATCGACCTCAGCGGCCACGAAAACTCCGCGTTCGAGGTGACGGGGCTGGTGAAACACTATCCGGCGGGCTTTGTCATTCCTTATCACTCGCATAAACGCTGCCATTTGCTCTATTCGCAACAGGGCGTGATGGCGGTCGAGGCGAGCTGCGGGCGTTGGATCGTGCCGCCTACCACCGCAGTCTGGCTGCGGCCGGGGGTAGAACATCAACTGGTCATGCAGAGTAACATTTGCGTTTACGGGATTTTTGTCGATGAATTTACCGCTGAGCGGTTGCCGTTGCGCGATGGCGTCTTGCAGGTGTCACCGCTGCTGCGCGAGCTGATCGCCCAGCTGGCGACGTTGGCGCCAGAGGGCGAGGAGACTAAACGCCACGCGCTGCTCAGAGCCTTGTTCCTGGAGGAGCTGAGCCTGCAGCCGCAGCTGGCGCTGCATCTTCCCTGGCCGATGGAGGCGAGAATGGCCGAGATTTGCCGGCAGTTGGTCATCACGCCGGCCGACGATCGCGGCATTGAGATCTGGGCGGATTCATTGTCGATCAGTGCGAAAACCTTTCAGCGTCACTTCACTCAACAAACCGGCATCACCTTCGGCCAGTGGAAACAGCGCTTGCGGCTGCTGTCGTCGATTCCGCTGTTGCTGGCGGGCAACTCGATCATCCATGCCGCTTTCGAAAGCGGCTACGAGAGCCACAGCGCCTATTCAGTGGCGTTCAAAAAACTGTTTGGCGTTTCGCCTTCGCGCTTTACGCTATAG
- a CDS encoding phospholipase D family protein yields MPDISQRPPQAALPADPAAQLPARAAELMAAHPGLSGVVPLVSGHDAFASRLALARMAERSIDAQYYIWHNDTSGQILLKTLYDAAQRGVRVRLLLDDNGVAMDETLAALNAQENVEIRLFNPSTVRTPKLAGYAFDFMRMNRRMHNKSFIVDGAVAIIGGRNIGDEYFQVGDENYFLDLDVLSAGSVVAETAEVFDRYWNSASVFGVEQIIKGKGNLSAFLTQAAATESSERARKLAVQLETSAVRFRDGAVQPEFTTVQLVADDPAKGLGKAAHDRLMVTQLGKIIGGVNQQLELVSAYFVPGREGAAFFESLARQGKSIRVLTNAMNTTDVLVVHAGYAKYRRDLLQAGVELFELKLRAGQPTGRKELKPLGLSGAALHAKTFAIDDKRVFIGSFNFDPRSAHLNCEMGFLIDSPTLAADTRQLFDGPLEYAAYRPALTPEGKMVWNEAFEDGHTEVHQQEPGAGWVKRIVLTVAGWLPIEWML; encoded by the coding sequence TTGCCTGATATTTCCCAGCGTCCGCCACAGGCGGCATTGCCGGCGGATCCCGCTGCCCAACTGCCGGCTCGGGCCGCCGAACTGATGGCGGCACATCCGGGCCTGAGCGGCGTGGTGCCGCTGGTCAGCGGGCACGATGCGTTCGCCAGCCGCCTGGCGCTGGCGCGGATGGCGGAAAGGTCGATCGACGCTCAGTACTATATCTGGCATAACGACACCTCCGGGCAGATCCTGCTGAAAACCTTGTATGACGCGGCTCAACGCGGCGTGCGCGTGCGTCTGCTGTTGGACGATAACGGCGTCGCCATGGACGAGACTCTGGCGGCGTTGAACGCCCAGGAAAACGTCGAGATCCGCCTGTTCAACCCGTCAACGGTGCGCACGCCGAAGCTGGCCGGCTACGCCTTTGACTTTATGCGCATGAACCGGCGCATGCATAACAAGTCTTTCATCGTCGACGGCGCCGTGGCGATCATCGGCGGCCGCAACATCGGCGACGAATATTTTCAGGTCGGCGACGAAAACTATTTCCTCGATCTCGACGTGTTGAGCGCGGGCAGCGTGGTGGCGGAAACCGCCGAGGTCTTCGACCGCTACTGGAACAGCGCCTCGGTGTTTGGCGTTGAGCAGATTATCAAGGGCAAAGGCAACCTCTCGGCATTCCTGACGCAGGCCGCCGCGACCGAAAGCAGCGAACGCGCCCGCAAGCTGGCGGTGCAGTTGGAAACCAGCGCGGTGCGCTTCCGCGATGGCGCCGTACAGCCTGAATTCACGACGGTGCAGCTGGTGGCCGACGATCCGGCGAAAGGTCTGGGCAAGGCCGCGCACGATCGTTTGATGGTGACGCAGCTCGGTAAGATCATCGGTGGCGTCAACCAGCAGTTGGAGCTGGTTTCCGCCTATTTCGTACCGGGGCGGGAAGGGGCGGCCTTCTTTGAATCGCTTGCCAGGCAGGGGAAATCCATACGCGTGCTGACCAACGCGATGAACACCACCGACGTGCTGGTGGTCCATGCCGGCTACGCCAAATACCGCCGCGATCTGCTGCAGGCGGGCGTGGAACTGTTCGAGCTGAAGCTGCGCGCCGGCCAACCGACGGGGCGCAAGGAGCTCAAACCGCTGGGGCTGTCCGGCGCGGCGCTGCACGCGAAAACCTTCGCCATCGACGATAAACGGGTGTTTATCGGCTCGTTCAATTTTGACCCGCGCTCGGCGCACCTGAACTGCGAAATGGGCTTTTTGATCGACAGCCCGACGTTGGCGGCCGACACCCGCCAACTGTTTGATGGCCCGCTCGAGTACGCCGCCTATCGGCCAGCATTGACACCCGAGGGCAAAATGGTGTGGAACGAAGCCTTCGAAGACGGCCACACCGAGGTACACCAGCAAGAGCCCGGCGCCGGCTGGGTAAAACGCATCGTTCTCACCGTGGCCGGCTGGCTGCCGATCGAGTGGATGCTGTAA
- a CDS encoding energy transducer TonB, translating to MSRFTLISLSLALAGCAPLQPDGCEKASAVNDCVYAWRAGSNVPMAKQPPNLGCDGQVFYERPYYSASAKAEKREGEVSATFDVDDKGKARNIVLTGTPEFYRDTKSAIARSCWVPGSVNETVLFTFKLSGDAEANR from the coding sequence ATGTCACGATTCACCCTCATCTCGCTGAGCCTGGCACTTGCCGGTTGCGCGCCATTGCAACCTGATGGCTGTGAAAAAGCCAGTGCGGTGAACGATTGCGTCTATGCCTGGCGTGCAGGCAGCAATGTTCCAATGGCAAAGCAACCGCCTAACCTGGGATGCGACGGACAAGTCTTTTATGAGCGGCCATACTATTCCGCCTCTGCGAAGGCTGAAAAACGTGAAGGCGAAGTGAGCGCAACATTTGATGTTGATGATAAGGGTAAAGCCAGAAATATCGTGCTAACGGGCACACCGGAATTCTATCGCGACACCAAAAGCGCTATCGCACGCAGCTGCTGGGTACCAGGCAGCGTTAATGAAACAGTGTTGTTTACTTTTAAACTCTCTGGTGATGCTGAAGCCAACCGATAA
- a CDS encoding NAD(P)-dependent alcohol dehydrogenase gives MRMMKAAAFIERGRIELIEKPIPSPGPNDALLKITTTTICGTDIHILKGEYAVPHGLTVGHEPVGIIEKLGSNVKGFKEGQRALAGAICPSFTSYACQDGFPAQDGAYLPECPCHGYKATAGWRFGNVIDGTQAEYVLVPDAEANLALIPDGLTDEQVLMCPDVMSTGFKGAENANIKIGDTVAIFAQGPIGLCATAGARLQGASLIIAISSSPEKLMMAGKMGANVMLNYKETDVIDEIFKITAGRGVDASIECLGTQATFNQALRVLKPGGTLSSLGVYSDDIQLPVEAFAYGLGDHTIRTALCPGGKERMRRMMNVIQHGGLDLTPFVTHRFQLENIAEAYHLFSEKRDGVIKLAITP, from the coding sequence ATGCGCATGATGAAAGCCGCCGCCTTTATCGAAAGGGGGAGAATAGAACTCATTGAAAAACCGATTCCTTCTCCTGGCCCCAACGATGCTTTGCTCAAAATAACCACGACGACAATCTGCGGTACCGATATTCATATTCTTAAGGGTGAATATGCCGTGCCTCACGGACTGACCGTGGGACATGAGCCGGTTGGGATTATAGAAAAGCTCGGGAGCAATGTTAAAGGCTTTAAAGAAGGACAGCGGGCGTTGGCCGGTGCCATTTGCCCCTCTTTTACGTCCTATGCCTGCCAGGATGGATTTCCCGCCCAGGATGGCGCCTACTTGCCGGAATGTCCTTGCCATGGATATAAAGCCACGGCGGGTTGGCGCTTCGGCAATGTTATCGACGGTACCCAGGCTGAATATGTACTGGTGCCTGATGCTGAAGCCAATTTGGCGCTCATACCGGACGGTCTGACGGATGAACAGGTGCTGATGTGCCCGGATGTGATGTCTACCGGTTTTAAAGGCGCGGAAAATGCCAACATTAAAATTGGTGATACGGTGGCCATCTTCGCCCAGGGGCCGATCGGTTTATGCGCCACTGCGGGCGCTCGCCTGCAGGGCGCCAGCCTGATTATTGCCATCAGCAGCTCTCCCGAAAAGCTGATGATGGCGGGAAAGATGGGGGCAAACGTCATGCTGAATTACAAGGAAACCGATGTGATTGATGAAATATTCAAGATTACGGCGGGGCGTGGTGTGGACGCCAGCATCGAGTGTTTGGGGACGCAAGCCACCTTTAATCAAGCGCTGCGTGTCTTAAAACCTGGCGGGACACTGTCCAGCCTCGGCGTCTATAGCGACGATATTCAATTGCCTGTCGAGGCGTTCGCCTATGGGCTGGGCGATCATACGATTCGTACGGCTCTGTGCCCTGGCGGTAAGGAGCGGATGCGCAGAATGATGAACGTTATCCAGCATGGCGGTTTGGATCTCACACCGTTCGTGACGCATCGTTTTCAGCTGGAGAATATTGCCGAGGCTTACCACCTGTTCTCTGAAAAGCGCGATGGCGTGATTAAGTTGGCGATAACCCCGTAA
- a CDS encoding sugar phosphate isomerase/epimerase family protein, which translates to MKLSFCTDSLGHLPFEPMLDRLLELGVLGVEMTTGGWSPAPHLDADDLLANPAKRRQLQQALASRGMEIAALNVSGNPLDPGELGRLHLRQTDNTLELAGLLGVKKIVMMSGLPPASPHDTIPNWITYTVSWPPTVKNCLDYQWNEVAIPYWRTLVDKARECGVERFALENFSAMLVWNPQTLFRLRDAVGPMVGLNLDPSHLIWMGADPIAVARALGPAIHHVHGKDVRLERGIVEVNGLLETKPIDDVAGRAWNYVAVGCGRDLQWWKEFFSVVRMTGYNDWVSLEMEDLTMSVDAGIASSVQALQQTISR; encoded by the coding sequence ATGAAACTTTCATTCTGTACCGACAGCCTGGGCCATTTGCCCTTCGAGCCCATGCTGGACCGGTTGCTGGAACTGGGGGTGCTCGGCGTGGAAATGACCACCGGCGGCTGGTCTCCGGCCCCCCATCTGGATGCCGACGATCTGCTGGCTAACCCGGCCAAACGCCGGCAGCTGCAGCAGGCGCTGGCCAGCCGCGGCATGGAAATCGCCGCACTCAATGTCTCCGGCAACCCGCTGGATCCGGGCGAGCTGGGGCGGCTCCATCTGCGACAAACCGACAATACGCTGGAGCTGGCAGGCCTGTTGGGGGTAAAAAAGATCGTCATGATGAGCGGGCTGCCGCCGGCCAGCCCGCATGACACCATCCCCAACTGGATCACCTATACCGTCAGTTGGCCGCCCACGGTAAAAAACTGTCTGGACTATCAATGGAATGAGGTGGCGATCCCCTATTGGCGCACACTGGTCGACAAAGCCAGGGAGTGTGGCGTCGAACGGTTCGCGCTGGAGAACTTCAGCGCCATGCTGGTGTGGAACCCGCAGACGCTGTTCCGGCTGCGCGACGCGGTCGGCCCGATGGTAGGCCTGAACCTCGATCCCAGCCACCTGATCTGGATGGGGGCAGATCCCATCGCGGTAGCCCGCGCCCTCGGCCCCGCCATTCACCATGTGCACGGCAAAGACGTGCGCCTTGAGCGCGGCATCGTCGAGGTTAACGGGCTGCTGGAGACCAAACCAATCGACGACGTGGCCGGTCGGGCCTGGAATTACGTCGCCGTCGGCTGCGGGCGGGATCTGCAGTGGTGGAAGGAGTTCTTCTCGGTGGTGCGCATGACGGGCTATAACGACTGGGTGTCGCTGGAGATGGAAGACCTGACCATGTCGGTCGATGCCGGGATCGCCTCCTCCGTTCAGGCGCTGCAACAGACGATCAGCAGGTAA
- a CDS encoding Gfo/Idh/MocA family protein produces the protein MLNGERSIPRPLRWAMIGGGRLSQVGYKHRSGALRDNTAYRLVAGAFDIDAARGREFGVNLGVPAERCYDGYQQLLEQEANREDGVEVVTIATPNGTHYEITRAALNAGLHVICEKPLFFTTAEAREIKALAAEKGLIVGVTYGFSGHPLLMQMRAMIANGDIGEIRMVELQYTHGFNANESADTFEAQKWRVDPKIAGPSFVLGDISTHTFYISQLVMPDMKIASLLCDRQSFIPSRAPLEDNAMVLMHYENGAVGRMWASAVNAGAMDSQSIRVVGSRASLQWSDSTPGELRYEIQGRPNQTLHHGMPYLDDSALAEERLGALHTEGLAESWANIYLKFAIAISASQRGDRQALATLIYPDIDAGLEGVRWIENCVRSADNGATWVNYL, from the coding sequence ATGTTAAATGGTGAAAGAAGCATCCCTCGCCCGCTGCGTTGGGCGATGATCGGCGGCGGCCGCCTCAGCCAGGTGGGCTACAAGCACCGTTCCGGCGCACTGCGCGACAACACCGCCTATCGGCTGGTTGCCGGCGCCTTTGATATCGACGCGGCGCGCGGACGTGAGTTTGGCGTCAATCTCGGCGTGCCCGCCGAACGCTGCTATGACGGCTATCAACAGTTGCTGGAGCAAGAAGCTAACCGCGAAGATGGCGTTGAGGTGGTGACCATCGCCACCCCCAACGGCACCCACTATGAAATCACGCGCGCCGCGCTGAATGCCGGCCTGCATGTCATCTGCGAAAAGCCGCTGTTCTTCACCACGGCGGAGGCGAGAGAAATCAAGGCGCTGGCGGCGGAGAAAGGGCTGATCGTCGGCGTAACCTACGGCTTCTCCGGCCATCCGCTGCTGATGCAGATGCGCGCCATGATCGCGAACGGCGACATCGGCGAAATACGCATGGTCGAATTGCAGTACACCCACGGCTTCAATGCCAACGAAAGCGCGGACACGTTCGAAGCGCAAAAGTGGCGTGTCGATCCGAAAATCGCCGGTCCCTCTTTTGTGCTGGGCGACATCTCTACCCACACCTTCTACATCTCGCAGCTGGTGATGCCCGACATGAAGATTGCTTCCCTGCTGTGCGATCGCCAGAGCTTTATTCCTTCCCGCGCCCCGCTGGAAGACAACGCCATGGTGCTCATGCACTACGAAAACGGCGCCGTCGGCCGCATGTGGGCCTCCGCCGTCAATGCGGGCGCAATGGACAGCCAAAGCATCCGCGTGGTGGGCTCACGCGCCAGCTTGCAGTGGAGCGATTCCACGCCCGGCGAATTGCGCTATGAGATCCAGGGGCGGCCCAACCAAACGCTGCACCACGGTATGCCCTATCTGGACGACAGCGCGCTGGCCGAAGAGCGGCTCGGCGCGCTGCATACCGAAGGCCTGGCCGAATCCTGGGCCAATATCTACCTCAAGTTCGCCATCGCCATCAGCGCCAGCCAGCGCGGCGATCGGCAAGCGCTGGCCACGCTGATCTACCCGGATATCGACGCCGGATTGGAAGGCGTGCGCTGGATTGAAAACTGCGTTCGCTCCGCCGACAACGGCGCCACCTGGGTCAATTACCTATAA
- a CDS encoding substrate-binding domain-containing protein — protein sequence MKKTRLLLMLACSLFVVTAQAKTYQVGVALANFDLNFVSILRSQMARELAAQQLQGQFVDAKGDVALQVQQVDDLINQGVDAIILNPVDTQGVQPMITAAQRAAIPLIFVNRKPEVPLSGATAYVGSDSALSGRLQMEALAKKMNYRGNVAILMGALSNEETRERTRAVEAVIAKHKDLKVVEKQTAKWQRNEAVDVVSGWLLNGTPIDAIAANNDEMAIGAIMALKQAKKNGVLVAGIDGTPDGLQFIKNGDLAVTIFQDAKAQAIGAVQVTRAMLDHAKTEPYNWIPYATVTRENYPQFAQMNQK from the coding sequence ATGAAAAAAACCAGACTGCTGTTGATGTTAGCCTGCTCGCTGTTTGTCGTGACCGCCCAGGCCAAGACCTACCAGGTCGGCGTGGCGCTGGCCAACTTCGATCTCAACTTCGTCTCCATCCTGCGCAGCCAAATGGCACGAGAACTGGCTGCGCAGCAGCTGCAAGGCCAGTTCGTCGATGCCAAGGGCGATGTTGCCCTGCAGGTGCAGCAGGTAGACGATCTGATTAATCAGGGCGTGGATGCCATTATCCTCAACCCGGTCGATACGCAAGGCGTCCAGCCGATGATAACGGCCGCCCAACGCGCCGCGATCCCCCTTATCTTCGTCAACCGCAAGCCCGAAGTGCCGCTTAGCGGCGCGACGGCCTACGTCGGCTCCGATTCGGCGCTCAGCGGCCGCCTGCAGATGGAGGCCCTGGCGAAAAAAATGAATTACCGCGGCAACGTGGCGATCCTGATGGGTGCCCTATCCAACGAAGAAACCCGCGAACGTACCCGTGCGGTAGAAGCGGTGATCGCCAAACACAAAGACCTGAAAGTGGTAGAGAAACAGACCGCCAAATGGCAGCGCAACGAAGCGGTCGACGTGGTTTCCGGCTGGTTGCTGAACGGCACGCCGATCGATGCGATCGCCGCCAACAACGATGAGATGGCCATCGGCGCGATCATGGCGCTGAAGCAGGCCAAAAAGAATGGCGTGCTGGTTGCCGGTATCGATGGCACGCCCGACGGCCTGCAATTTATCAAAAACGGCGACCTGGCGGTGACCATTTTCCAGGATGCCAAAGCCCAGGCGATCGGCGCGGTGCAGGTGACCCGAGCGATGTTGGATCACGCCAAAACCGAGCCCTATAACTGGATACCCTACGCCACCGTGACGCGAGAAAACTACCCGCAATTCGCGCAGATGAACCAGAAATAA
- a CDS encoding LacI family DNA-binding transcriptional regulator gives MMKHHKATASDVAEKAGVSKWTVSRAFTPGASISDSARESVLAAAAELGYRPNLLARSLSQKRTHIIGVAIDEMKNPHSMMMLDMVTRQLQTRGYMALLLNITAGENYRAVMAMADQLQVDGILFLATVLTKEWVAIAQDLHQIPLVQVCRNTESEHIDVVNIDGYRAGEEIAALLIEQGHRRFGYMKGPDTQSSHLLRMEGYRDKLLAAGFQLDRVLTAGHYDRQRGFQLMSEYLQATPESERVAALFCENDVLALGALEAIRQTAPSSAIAVVGFDDIDEAGSANWALTSYSQRIDRLVEEALNRLIDNRATADGAWRHGELRVRRSHVKNS, from the coding sequence ATGATGAAACACCACAAAGCCACCGCCAGCGACGTCGCCGAAAAGGCCGGCGTTTCCAAATGGACGGTATCACGCGCCTTTACGCCCGGCGCGTCGATCTCGGACAGCGCGCGTGAAAGCGTGCTGGCGGCGGCGGCCGAGCTGGGTTATCGGCCGAACCTGCTGGCACGTAGCCTGTCGCAAAAACGCACGCACATCATCGGCGTGGCCATCGACGAGATGAAGAATCCACATTCGATGATGATGCTTGATATGGTGACCAGACAGTTGCAAACCCGCGGCTACATGGCGCTGCTGCTGAACATCACCGCCGGAGAAAATTACCGGGCGGTGATGGCGATGGCCGATCAGCTGCAGGTCGATGGCATTCTGTTCCTGGCGACCGTGTTAACCAAAGAGTGGGTGGCAATCGCGCAAGATCTGCATCAGATCCCGCTGGTGCAGGTGTGTCGCAATACGGAAAGTGAACACATTGATGTGGTCAATATCGACGGCTACCGCGCCGGCGAAGAGATCGCCGCGCTGCTGATTGAGCAAGGCCACCGGCGCTTTGGCTACATGAAGGGGCCGGACACGCAAAGCAGCCATTTACTGCGTATGGAAGGCTACCGCGACAAGCTGCTCGCTGCCGGTTTTCAGCTGGATAGGGTACTCACTGCCGGCCACTACGATCGCCAGCGCGGTTTTCAGTTGATGAGCGAATACCTGCAGGCCACGCCGGAAAGCGAGCGGGTTGCGGCGCTGTTCTGCGAGAACGACGTGCTGGCCTTGGGGGCGCTCGAAGCCATCAGGCAAACGGCGCCATCGTCAGCCATAGCCGTGGTAGGTTTCGACGATATCGACGAAGCCGGCTCTGCCAATTGGGCGCTGACCAGCTATAGCCAACGCATCGACCGGCTGGTCGAAGAGGCCTTGAATCGCCTGATCGACAATCGCGCCACGGCAGACGGGGCCTGGCGGCATGGGGAATTGCGAGTTCGGCGGTCGCATGTGAAAAATAGCTGA